The proteins below are encoded in one region of Equus przewalskii isolate Varuska chromosome 1, EquPr2, whole genome shotgun sequence:
- the DKK1 gene encoding dickkopf-related protein 1 gives MTALGAVGAARVLVALVAAALCSHPLLRVSATLNSVLVNSNAIKNLPPPLGGAAGHPGSAVSAAPGILYEGGNKYQTIDNYQPYPCAEDEECSTDEYCASPTRGAGAGAQVCLACRKRRKRCMRHAMCCPGNFCKNGICMPSDHNHFHRGEIEETIIESFGNDHSTLDGYSRRTTLSSKMYHTKGQEGSVCLRSSDCATGLCCARHFWSKICKPVLKEGQVCTKHRRKGSHGLEIFQRCYCGEGLSCRIQKDHHQASNSSRLHTCQRH, from the exons ATGACGGCTCTGGGCGCAGTGGGCGCTGCCCGGGTCTTGGTCGCCCTGGTAGCTGCGGCTCTTTGCAGCCACCCTCTGCTCAGAGTGAGCGCCACCTTGAACTCGGTTCTCGTCAATTCCAACGCCATCAAGAACCTGCCCCCACCGCTGGGCGGCGCTGCCGGACACCCAGGCTCCGCAGTCAGCGCTGCTCCGGGAATTCTGTACGAGGGCGGGAACAAGTACCAGACTATTGACAACTACCAG CCGTACCCGTGCGCCGAGGACGAGGAGTGCAGCACCGATGAGTACTGTGCGAGTCCCACCCGCGGAGCGGGCGCCGGCGCGCAAGTCTGCCTCGCCTGCAGGAAGCGCCGAAAACGCTGCATGCGCCACGCTATGTGCTGCCCTGGGAATTTCTGCAAAAATG GAATATGTATGCCTTCTGATCACAATCATTTCCACCGAGGGGAAATCGAGGAAACCATTATTGAAAGCTTTGGTAATGATCACAGTACCTTGGATGGGTACTCCAGAAGAACTACCCTGTCTTCAAAAATGTATCATACCAAAG GACAAGAAGGTTCTGTCTGTCTGCGATCATCAGACTGTGCCACAGGATTGTGTTGTGCCAGACACTTCTGGTCCAAGATCTGTAAACCCGTCCTCAAAGAAGGTCAAGTGTGCACCAAGCACAGGAGAAAAGGCTCCCATGGGCTGGAGATATTCCAGCGTTGTTACTGCGGAGAAGGTCTGTCTTGCCGGATACAGAAAGATCACCATCAAGCCAGTAATTCTTCTAGGCTTCACACCTGTCAGAGACACTAA